GCGATAAGGAGATCTCCTCATAAACGCTCTGAACTTCGCCGGCCATCACACTGACCCGATAATCTTCAATTCCGTTGAGTGCCTGTTTCCTCCACGCATCGCGCTCGTCCGCGGATCCAATCAAGGACGATATGGCTCTGGCGAGTGCTTCCGGAGATTGGGGCGGCACCATGACTCCGGAACGCCCATCATCCAGAGCTTCAGAGATGCCGTCGACATTGGTTGCGACAATGGCGCAACCCGCCTGGCGAGCCTCAATCAGTACCAGTCCAAACGACTCTCGCCTGGAAGCCAGAACGAACACATCCGCGCTCAGCATGTATGCCTGGGGTACTGCCTGAAACCCCTCGAAATGAATGCGTTCGTGGAAGAGGGACTGCTGTGCTCGCTGTTCGAAGATATTCCGTTCTGGCCCATCGCCGACGAGGTAAAGATGCGCCGTCGGGAATTTGCGTCCGATAGACTCAAATGCCTCGATGAGTTCTGCAATGCCTTTGCGGCTTGTCATGCCCGCGACAGTAACAATTGCTGGATGCTGCAATTGCACAGGCTGGATCTCGTCGAGTTGCGGTTGACGCTGATTTTGCAGCGTTCTGTTCAGGACAACCCTGATCTTGTGCGGGGCGATTCCCTGGCCCTCCATCGTTGCGGCAACCGATTGACTCACGACAATAATGCGGTCAGCAAGCCCCATCAGGATGGAGCTTCGATCATGGACATTGTGAACGTGGCCGACTAGAACGAATCGCCGGAACCTGCGCCAAACCCATGCAAGCAGCAGTCCGGTGCGCATGTGTGCGTGAACGACATCCGGCTGAAACTCCTGTAGGATCTTTCCAAATCGAATGACGGCGCGCAATAACTGCAGCGGACGGCGGGCCTGATTGAGGGTAATGTGGGTCGCGCCGGCTCTCTCCAGTAGTGGCTGGTATCCTCCACCGTCTGAGACAACGGCGACGGGAACACCTGTTCGCGCCTGCTCTGTCGCGAGATCGACCGCGGTATTGACGATGCCATTACCCTGATCGGTTACGTCGTTGAGGATATGGAGAACTCGCATGTCCCCTCCTAGGTGGTTGCGTAGCTGGCGGTTGGGTTGGGTTGATAGTCCATTGCTCTTTCGCGTATCTCTGGACTGGAAGCTGCAGCGAGGCTCATGGATGCAAATGTCCACACCATGAAGCCCAGAACACCCAGCATGACGCTGTTCAGCATGGACTGTGCAACAAAGCCAATCAGGATCGCATGCGACGAGAGGACAAAAGGATCCCGCTGGCTATGGCGGATCACTTGAAAGAGAAGATAACCAAGTCCCAGCAGATAAATGAACGTGCCGACCCATCCGAGGGAATAGAGAAACTCAAGCAAGGTACTGTCGTGAGGGCCGATCATATCGTCGTCACCTTCAGTGTTGTGGAGGGTGTCAGTGCTCCCGATACCCTCGCCCCAGGGCTCCTGAGCAATCTCGCGAAGAGCTCGTTGGTGGCCTTCAATACGGGCAAGATAGCTCACGTCCTGTGATGGCTGCGAGAATGTGCGCATGCGCGTTTCAACAACTTCATCAACACCAGGAACCTGTGTGGCGGCCAGCATGAATGCGATGCAAGCGAGCGAGGCAATCGCGAAATTGACGCGTGCACGCATTCCGAGGCGGAAGAGGAGATATGCGCCGCCGGCTACCAGGCTGAGCCACGACGAACGGCTGAGGGTCATGATCAGGCTAACGAATCCGCATGCCGCAGCCAGCATGCGGAGCTTCTGCTTCGAGTTGAATAACAGCAGAAGACCAGTGGCCATCGCCGCGGCGAAGATGGCCGGGGCATTCATGGTGCTGAACGCACGGGTCTTCATCGGATCGATTTCGCCGAAGGAATTCATCTGGACGTGCAGCATCCAGCCGCGATCCCATTCTGGAAGAACAAAAAACTGATAGATACCGTAAGCTCCCAGGATCAGTACGCCGTAGAGAAATGCCTTTTCAATCACCCTGCGGAACTCTGGGTAGAATTCCCGATTCTGATAAATAAATAGACCGAAGATGACCGGTACCAGCCAGTTCAACAGTGCGCGTAATACGTTGAACAGCGGAAGGGTCACAAGGCCGAAGACGGCGCCATAGAAGATTGCCGCCAATGCGCAGGCATAGGGAACGGTCCCCCGGTCGGTAAGGCAACTCAGGTTTGCCAGCAGGGGAATTACTGCAAGGCCCGCAACAAGGTAAGGGGCAATTTCAACCGGGTTCGCAGGCGTGTATCCCGATTGATAGTCCGCCATGCGGCCGAGAAACGGAGTTACAAACCATAGCCAGAACGTAAGGCCAACATAGTGCGGTTTCGAACGCCATAGGAGAAACGCACCTATGGCCAGGCTGAGGGCAGGGAATGCAAGCCGCAAAAGTCCGGCCTGATGGCCAAGAATCAAAACCGTGGGAAGTCCCGCGAGGATCAGGATGGCGCATAGAACCTGCCCGCGATGCAGCGTGGGATGGATGGGGCCGAGGGGATACTGCTGTACACCTGTGAGAACAGTCATGCGGCACGCTCCATGCGCCAGCCAGAGACCATACTCCACAAGAGGCGGATATCTGCGCCTTCAGGGACCAGGCTCGGTGGCTTGGTTTTGAGGAACCAGCGGAAGCCGACATAGACGAAGATCAGTCTTGCGATCGTCGAGGTAAGAAGCGACACTGCCGCTCCGTAGATTCCATAGCGCGGGATCAGCAGGAGCATCATCGGAATACTGAATGAAAGTCCAACCGCCTGAAGAATGGTGACCACGCCTGGCCGATCGAGAGCCATGAAGGGCTGAGCCAGAATAAAGACAGCTCCGGAGAGCACGACTTCCAGAACCAGGATACGGAGCACGCCGGCGGCTTCAACGTATTCACGCCCATAAAGCAGGCGCAACAGGAGCGGGCCGGCGAGACAGACGAAGATGCCGCATGCAGCCGTCACAAGTCCGCTCACGCGTACGGCATCGCCTGTCATAGCGATGACTTCGTCTGCAGAACGGCCCGCGGCTTTGGGGAAGAGCACCATGACTACTGAATTTTGGAAGAGGTTGAGCATCCGGGACAGACTCAACACAACTACATACGATCCCATCGCGCTGGGGCTCAGCATGCCTACTACCAATACCTGATCGACTTGTAGTGTCAGTGTTCCTAATACGTCGATTCCGTACGAACGAATTCCATAGCTCAGGATCTGCTTCACGACCGCCATTCGCGCGGGTGCAACTTTTGCGGAAGCTCGCCGCAAGCGCGTGGCCATATACCAGAACGCCGGGCCGGACGCGGCGATGTATGCGATCGCGGCGGTGAGCGGCGTAAGGTGGTGGACGACCACAAAACATAACAGACCGATCAGCGTTGCAAGGGGTGTGATGATCTGGATTGCATTCGAACCGGAGAAGTCATGCGAAGCCTCAAGCACCGCACGGCCGACGAGAGTGACCGAGCAGAGCGGCACCGTGATGAGAAACCATTGCGCGGCATGTACGGTCGACGGCGAGTATTGATGCAGCCAATGAGGAAGCAGGAACACGGTGACTGCAGTGGCAAGCATGCCCAGGATTGTCGCCATGAAAAAGCCATTTGCAATAAGCTCTTCTCGGTCTTCAGGGCGAAAACGCAGATAGTAGATGAGAGAACTGGGAACGCCCAGTGTCGTAACGCTGGCAATAAAGAGAGGCCACAAGATCATAGCCGCCAGTTCGCCGCGGCCCCAGGGTAAGAGCATTCGAGCGGTAAGTATCCCTGTGGAGGCCTGAAGCGCAAGAATGAGAACCTTGCTGGCGATGGAATGAACGACCGCACGCGCACCGTGTCCAGCCCTGGTTGCGGCTGACTTTGGTGGTGAGATCGATTCTGTGGACGATACGCTCATCCAGCCCTCCGCTGTAGCAATTTCAAGCTATGAACCGCAGGCGATACGCTGTCGAGAAAGCCCAACAGGCGCTCCTGAAAGACGTTGATGTCATAACGCTGCGCATTTCTCCGGATAGCCGCTGGGTCCCATTCCTGGCTTTCCAGTCTTTCCAACCCTTCAATCAGTGAGTCGACGGTTTGTTCGCCAAAGCGGACGCCATTCATGCCTTCTACGACGGTCTCCGTTGCTCCTCCGGCATCGTATGCCACCACAGGCCGACCCGCCGCATTGATCTCAAGCGGAGCCATCCCGAAATCTTCCTCGCCTGGAAAGATCAGAGCGCGGCAACGGCTCGCATAGCGATTGACGTCGGCATCGGACTGACGCCCAAGGAAGGTAACGGTTGGTCCTGCCATCGCCTCGAGCGATTCGCGGGCTGGACCATCACCGATAACAATCAGCCGCCGATTGGTTCGCGTGCATGCTTCGACCGCGAGGTCGATTCGTTTGTAGGCGTTCAAACGAGAGAGAATCAGGTAATAATCCTCGGTTTCTTTGCTCACCCAGAACCGCGACGTAACGATCGGAGGTTCGATGACAATTGCGTTCACGCCAAAGGCTTCTTTTAGACGGTTTGCCACAATATGCGAGTTTGCGATAAAGAAATCGGGCCGCGTGGCTGCCTGCATCTCCCACTTCTTCAAGGCCTGGACCATAAGATGCAGTAGCATCTTGGTCGGTTTATTGAAGTGTTCGCGCGCAATGTATTCGGGAAACCGCCAAACCCAGCGCATCGGGTTATGACAGTAGCAGACGTGAATCGCGTCTTTGCTGCGTTTCACTCCTTTTGCATATCCACAGCAGCTACTGACGATCAGGTCGTATGCTGTCAGGTTCGCCGACTCTACACCGAATGGATACAAAAGGAAATATTGCCGGTACCACTTGGCCTTGGCAGGCAGTGCCTGCATCCAGGTCGTCGTGGCATCTGCGTCGCGAAGATATGGGGGCAGCCGCTCGGGCACCGCCATTGTGGTGTGAAGATCTGCGCCGGGTAACGTTCGGAGGATCGCTTCGGTTACCCGTTCTGCACCGCCGTTCTGTGCAAGATAGTCCTGGAAGAGAGCAATTCTGGGCATAGAACCCCTTGTTCCTCGAGATCTGGCTAATCGAGGAACTTCGTTTTGAAATCGTGTTCTGTACTGCTTTTCGCGTTCATCTGGCAGCTGACAAGAGGACCGAGCTCATGGGGGTTGGGAGCATGTCGCCGCCGTGTTGTTGTGGGAACTACTCGTTCATAAAGTTTCTTTAGCTCCTCCCGAAATCTCTCCGAGGAGAATCGCGGGCAGGTTTCAAGCCGCGCTGTCATGGCTACAGCGTCGAGCAGCGGGCGGTTTTGGGATAACTGAAGCAATCTACCGGCCAGGCCGGCAGTGTCTCCCGGCTCGACAAGCCATCCACTTCGCGCGTCCTCAACGATCTCCGGAATTCCTCCCGTGCGTGTTGTAAGCACAGGCGTACCGCTGGACATCGCTT
This genomic window from Terriglobus albidus contains:
- a CDS encoding glycosyltransferase family 4 protein, translating into MRVLHILNDVTDQGNGIVNTAVDLATEQARTGVPVAVVSDGGGYQPLLERAGATHITLNQARRPLQLLRAVIRFGKILQEFQPDVVHAHMRTGLLLAWVWRRFRRFVLVGHVHNVHDRSSILMGLADRIIVVSQSVAATMEGQGIAPHKIRVVLNRTLQNQRQPQLDEIQPVQLQHPAIVTVAGMTSRKGIAELIEAFESIGRKFPTAHLYLVGDGPERNIFEQRAQQSLFHERIHFEGFQAVPQAYMLSADVFVLASRRESFGLVLIEARQAGCAIVATNVDGISEALDDGRSGVMVPPQSPEALARAISSLIGSADERDAWRKQALNGIEDYRVSVMAGEVQSVYEEISLSPNIDTETNVVWQK
- a CDS encoding O-antigen ligase family protein — encoded protein: MTVLTGVQQYPLGPIHPTLHRGQVLCAILILAGLPTVLILGHQAGLLRLAFPALSLAIGAFLLWRSKPHYVGLTFWLWFVTPFLGRMADYQSGYTPANPVEIAPYLVAGLAVIPLLANLSCLTDRGTVPYACALAAIFYGAVFGLVTLPLFNVLRALLNWLVPVIFGLFIYQNREFYPEFRRVIEKAFLYGVLILGAYGIYQFFVLPEWDRGWMLHVQMNSFGEIDPMKTRAFSTMNAPAIFAAAMATGLLLLFNSKQKLRMLAAACGFVSLIMTLSRSSWLSLVAGGAYLLFRLGMRARVNFAIASLACIAFMLAATQVPGVDEVVETRMRTFSQPSQDVSYLARIEGHQRALREIAQEPWGEGIGSTDTLHNTEGDDDMIGPHDSTLLEFLYSLGWVGTFIYLLGLGYLLFQVIRHSQRDPFVLSSHAILIGFVAQSMLNSVMLGVLGFMVWTFASMSLAAASSPEIRERAMDYQPNPTASYATT
- a CDS encoding polysaccharide biosynthesis C-terminal domain-containing protein — translated: MSVSSTESISPPKSAATRAGHGARAVVHSIASKVLILALQASTGILTARMLLPWGRGELAAMILWPLFIASVTTLGVPSSLIYYLRFRPEDREELIANGFFMATILGMLATAVTVFLLPHWLHQYSPSTVHAAQWFLITVPLCSVTLVGRAVLEASHDFSGSNAIQIITPLATLIGLLCFVVVHHLTPLTAAIAYIAASGPAFWYMATRLRRASAKVAPARMAVVKQILSYGIRSYGIDVLGTLTLQVDQVLVVGMLSPSAMGSYVVVLSLSRMLNLFQNSVVMVLFPKAAGRSADEVIAMTGDAVRVSGLVTAACGIFVCLAGPLLLRLLYGREYVEAAGVLRILVLEVVLSGAVFILAQPFMALDRPGVVTILQAVGLSFSIPMMLLLIPRYGIYGAAVSLLTSTIARLIFVYVGFRWFLKTKPPSLVPEGADIRLLWSMVSGWRMERAA
- a CDS encoding glycosyltransferase; the encoded protein is MPRIALFQDYLAQNGGAERVTEAILRTLPGADLHTTMAVPERLPPYLRDADATTTWMQALPAKAKWYRQYFLLYPFGVESANLTAYDLIVSSCCGYAKGVKRSKDAIHVCYCHNPMRWVWRFPEYIAREHFNKPTKMLLHLMVQALKKWEMQAATRPDFFIANSHIVANRLKEAFGVNAIVIEPPIVTSRFWVSKETEDYYLILSRLNAYKRIDLAVEACTRTNRRLIVIGDGPARESLEAMAGPTVTFLGRQSDADVNRYASRCRALIFPGEEDFGMAPLEINAAGRPVVAYDAGGATETVVEGMNGVRFGEQTVDSLIEGLERLESQEWDPAAIRRNAQRYDINVFQERLLGFLDSVSPAVHSLKLLQRRAG